One stretch of Geoalkalibacter ferrihydriticus DSM 17813 DNA includes these proteins:
- the hepT gene encoding type VII toxin-antitoxin system HepT family RNase toxin, which translates to MADDVLLNKVAVIERCLGRIKDEYQGRETELETNFTRQDAIILNLLRACEAAIDASMHTVRVRKLGIPQESREAFAMLEKAGLLDSGLSVRLQAMVGFRNVAVHDYQKLNLDIVKYILNERLSDFQNFCKVLLQME; encoded by the coding sequence ATGGCGGATGATGTACTGCTCAACAAGGTGGCGGTCATTGAACGATGCCTTGGTCGCATCAAGGACGAATACCAAGGTCGAGAGACGGAGCTTGAGACAAACTTCACCCGTCAGGATGCCATTATCCTGAACCTGCTGCGCGCCTGCGAGGCTGCCATCGATGCGTCCATGCATACGGTGCGCGTGCGCAAGTTGGGCATTCCGCAGGAAAGCCGTGAAGCCTTTGCCATGCTCGAAAAAGCCGGGCTGCTCGACTCCGGACTCTCCGTGCGTCTTCAAGCCATGGTTGGGTTTCGCAATGTCGCTGTCCACGATTACCAGAAACTCAATCTCGATATCGTCAAATACATTCTCAATGAGCGCTTGAGCGATTTTCAAAACTTCTGCAAAGTTTTGCTGCAAATGGAATAA
- the mntA gene encoding type VII toxin-antitoxin system MntA family adenylyltransferase antitoxin, with product MPARKQDIEKIDSLVAGYLDQAMPGLLAVYRFGSLGTSGERKESDIDLAFLPEAPVSNVTRWNLAQELASTLGMDVDLVDLRQATTVMRMQVVAHGTRIFSADDVRIDTFEDMVFSAYARLNEERREILNDIHSRGCVYGG from the coding sequence ATGCCGGCGCGAAAACAAGATATCGAAAAGATTGACTCTTTGGTCGCCGGGTATCTCGACCAGGCGATGCCGGGTTTATTGGCGGTTTATCGTTTCGGCAGCCTTGGCACCTCAGGCGAAAGAAAAGAAAGCGATATCGATCTGGCTTTCTTGCCTGAGGCGCCTGTGTCGAACGTAACGCGCTGGAATCTGGCACAGGAATTAGCTTCAACTTTGGGCATGGATGTGGATCTGGTGGATCTGAGGCAGGCAACAACCGTCATGCGCATGCAGGTCGTAGCCCATGGCACGAGGATCTTCTCTGCCGACGATGTCCGGATCGACACTTTTGAAGACATGGTGTTTTCAGCCTATGCTCGCTTGAATGAAGAGCGCCGCGAAATTTTGAACGACATTCATAGCAGGGGCTGCGTCTATGGCGGATGA
- a CDS encoding CHRD domain-containing protein: MGIKELSRRLWLLVAAMVLAFGFVQPATAELLGYEPDLAIQYNIVGDEALLVENGEYAFPLWFMDAKSLKLRACLDDPAMCVQEIEEAVENGDGDPALFEHEFIYWAAEAGPNGFAAHPDADDDARARFILALEGFIEELPEEEGGGIVAGVFNEVLIHMRGLQPGGTYTVVHPFSATPRTAVADERGRLSYAEPAEHPVGNALELFDIALEGPIQHFLYSDTLLPIEVEGRYYLGDPTFVDPVTEEEGHTIFGSPFGINYVRVTGPGLPQDGVFADHFVVSGQIFFDENLAPIADFDVAITKLGEPVIIDVLENDLLQGDVPINPTSLERDGAITNLDGGNVTPVRELDNVLLQFIPDTAGLGGFDYTVQTFTGESDTASVWVFVEDLQFSQAEYRARTGKWTLNGTSSFRDLSVTNDGLTGYFTDLFGTQEVPPVTSAASGASWVIIPEVPVELSVEIEVDVAPVTPITRAHIHLGDVGANGGRLFDLCGEAGTPPCGTMESFSAVLDATDVRAVGDIAAGDFAAAVQAIRDGRTYVNVHTEAFPGGEIRGQIGRNLINLRAGENGPALGAAEVQEGGGWSYSGKSIGSPGTAPHMIHAESSLGNVETLELQLR; this comes from the coding sequence ATGGGAATCAAAGAATTATCACGAAGATTATGGCTGCTTGTCGCAGCAATGGTGCTGGCGTTCGGCTTTGTGCAGCCGGCGACGGCGGAGTTGCTGGGTTATGAACCTGATCTGGCAATTCAGTACAACATTGTCGGAGATGAGGCTCTTTTGGTTGAAAATGGCGAATACGCCTTTCCGCTCTGGTTCATGGATGCCAAGTCTCTGAAGCTCCGGGCGTGCCTTGATGACCCGGCTATGTGTGTGCAGGAGATTGAGGAAGCGGTTGAGAACGGCGATGGTGATCCAGCGCTGTTTGAGCACGAATTTATTTATTGGGCCGCTGAGGCAGGACCAAACGGCTTCGCTGCTCACCCAGATGCAGATGATGATGCTCGTGCACGCTTCATCCTTGCTCTCGAAGGGTTTATTGAAGAATTGCCAGAGGAAGAGGGTGGAGGTATTGTCGCCGGTGTCTTCAACGAAGTTCTCATCCACATGCGTGGGTTGCAGCCTGGTGGCACCTACACCGTCGTGCACCCATTTTCTGCTACACCTCGAACTGCTGTGGCCGATGAGCGTGGTCGGCTGAGTTATGCTGAACCTGCCGAGCATCCCGTCGGCAATGCTCTAGAGCTTTTTGATATTGCGCTGGAAGGCCCTATCCAGCATTTTCTGTATTCCGACACCCTGTTGCCGATTGAAGTCGAGGGCCGCTATTACCTCGGCGACCCAACCTTTGTTGACCCTGTGACAGAGGAAGAAGGTCACACCATTTTCGGAAGCCCCTTCGGGATCAACTATGTTCGAGTGACGGGACCCGGCCTTCCTCAAGATGGCGTGTTTGCCGATCACTTCGTTGTCTCGGGGCAGATTTTCTTTGATGAGAACTTGGCTCCCATTGCCGATTTTGATGTGGCAATAACCAAACTGGGTGAGCCGGTCATCATTGATGTCCTGGAAAATGACCTGTTGCAGGGTGACGTGCCGATCAACCCGACCTCGCTGGAAAGAGATGGCGCGATTACCAATCTGGACGGCGGCAACGTAACGCCGGTACGCGAACTTGACAACGTTCTGTTGCAATTCATCCCGGACACAGCTGGCCTTGGTGGCTTCGACTACACGGTTCAGACATTTACTGGTGAGTCAGATACGGCTTCAGTCTGGGTATTTGTCGAAGACCTGCAATTCAGCCAAGCCGAATACCGCGCCCGCACCGGCAAGTGGACCCTCAACGGGACCAGCAGCTTCCGTGATTTAAGCGTGACTAATGATGGGCTGACCGGCTATTTCACTGATCTGTTCGGGACGCAGGAAGTGCCGCCGGTGACCAGTGCGGCATCGGGAGCCTCCTGGGTAATTATCCCCGAAGTGCCTGTGGAGTTAAGTGTCGAAATCGAAGTTGATGTTGCTCCCGTAACGCCAATTACCCGCGCGCACATTCACTTGGGGGACGTTGGCGCCAATGGCGGGCGACTCTTTGATTTGTGCGGTGAAGCAGGTACGCCACCCTGCGGAACGATGGAAAGCTTTTCAGCGGTGCTGGACGCAACTGACGTCAGGGCTGTGGGCGATATCGCTGCAGGTGATTTCGCCGCAGCCGTACAAGCGATCCGCGATGGCCGCACCTATGTCAATGTCCACACCGAGGCCTTCCCTGGTGGTGAAATCCGGGGTCAAATTGGACGCAACCTCATCAACCTGCGTGCCGGCGAAAACGGGCCGGCATTGGGCGCTGCCGAAGTCCAAGAAGGTGGGGGCTGGAGCTACAGCGGCAAATCCATTGGGTCCCCCGGTACCGCCCCGCACATGATCCATGCGGAATCATCGCTGGGCAATGTTGAAACCCTCGAACTGCAGCTGCGCTAA